The sequence CTCCTCGCGCCTTGATTGACGCCGTGCCTGACGGAACAGAGCATTGCTGCATAGTATTAGCAGGCCCTAATAAAAAACCGGCACTGTCGGGGTGACAGTGCCGGTCGGGAAAAACATGAAACCGATTTGCCTCAGGCAGTAGCCGGTTCGTAGAAGGGGTAGACGTCCTTCAGGAGTGTCTGGAGCTTCGTCCGGCCACGGTTGATGCGGCTTTTGACCGTGCCCATCGGCAACCCGGTAATTTCTGCGATTTCGTCATAGGCGAGCTGTTGCACATCGCGCAGTACGACCACTTCTCGGAACGACGCAGGAATATCATCCAGCGCCTGCTGAATGTACTTGTCCTGAATGATGCTCTCCGCATGCTTGTCGGGAGCGAACGATTCGTCCGGCAACTGCATCTCGTACTCTTCGTTGTCGCGGTTTACGCTCTGGATCGAGTAGAGACGGCGGCGTTTGCGCTTGCGGTACTCCGAGCGCGCCAGATTACCCGCGATCGTATAGAGCCAGGTCGAAAATTTGGCGATCCGGCGGTACGAGTGCCGGTTGCGGTACACACGCAGGAAGGTTTCCTGCAACAGGTCTTCACAGCGGCGCATATCCCCAAGAAAACCGTACAGGTAATGGGTTAACCGCTCCGAATACCGTTCGACGAGAATATTGAACGCCGCGACGGAACCTGCCTGGAATTGCGACATCAAATCCTCATCCGTCATTTCGGCGAGGGCCGACTGCCGTTTTCCTGCAGCGCTCCGCGAAGTTTTCGTTACGATCTTTTTCTGCAATACCGCCACGTCCTGTGCTGTCGGGTTTTACCGGGGAATACGCTGCCCCGGCGCTTGATAGTTGTTTCTGTTAGGCGAAAACAAGCCTATCCTGCCAATATAAGGCAAATCCGTTGCAGATTCAAGCCGCCGGCCCCCGGGGAACTTTATCCGGGCAGACAATCCGTCTCTCCCTGTATCCGCCTGATCCGTCCGTTCACCGGAGGGTTCCGTTTGAAACCGGCACGCACTTTACATGAACCCTTTTTGCCGGAGCACATCCAGGTTGCGTCGCACATGTTCCGCGGAGGCGTCGAGCAAAGCCTGTTCCTCGTCGGAGAGCCCGACTTCAAGGATATCTTCCACGCCGTTTCGTCCAAGCCGGGCCGGCAAGCCGATAAACAGATCGGCCAGGCCGTATTGCCCCGAGGGTTGTACGGCGCAAGGCAGTACACGGGAAAGATTTTTCATGACGGATTCAACCATAGCCGCGGCGGAGGCGCCCGGCGCATACCAGGCCGAGGCTCCCATGAGTCTGGAGATTTCGCCTCCTCCCCCTTTTGTCCGCTCGACGATCGCATGAATCTTTTCCGGGGGAAGCAACCCGGGCAGAGGAATGCCTCCCACGGTGGTGCAACTGGGCAACGGCACCATCGAATCGCCATGCCCG comes from Bacteroidetes bacterium SB0662_bin_6 and encodes:
- a CDS encoding sigma-70 family RNA polymerase sigma factor, producing the protein MAVLQKKIVTKTSRSAAGKRQSALAEMTDEDLMSQFQAGSVAAFNILVERYSERLTHYLYGFLGDMRRCEDLLQETFLRVYRNRHSYRRIAKFSTWLYTIAGNLARSEYRKRKRRRLYSIQSVNRDNEEYEMQLPDESFAPDKHAESIIQDKYIQQALDDIPASFREVVVLRDVQQLAYDEIAEITGLPMGTVKSRINRGRTKLQTLLKDVYPFYEPATA